The genomic stretch TCAACGCTGGCAGGTCGCTGACTTGGACCGGACGGACAATCATGCTGCAACTCCTTTTGCGCGCCTGCTCGGGCACTGTCGTTGGGTGAGGGCGCGGTTCACAGGGCAATCACCCGGATCTTGCTGCCAGCGCTGACATTCAGTGCTGCACAAATCGCCGGCGTAAGCGCCAAGGGCTGACCGGGCTGGTAATCCAACTCGGCGACCACCGCCCGAAAGCCATGCAGTGCATCGTTACTCACCAGATAACGACCGCGGGCATCGATCAGTGGTTCCGTTTGAACCGTGGCGGTCTGGCTCTGGGCGATCGAACGGATGTTGGCGGTGCGTGCATACAAGGTCGGGCCGGCATCGAACAGGTCGATGTAGCTGTTGGTTTCAAAACCCTCGCGCTCCAGGATGTCGAAGGCCTCCTGACCGTCCGGGTGGATGCGACCGATGCACTCTTGCGCCGCCAGCGGCAGCATCGGCACGTAGATCGGGTATTGCGGCATCAGTTCGGCGAGAAACGTACGGCTCTGCAAGCCGCACAGGCGTTCGGCCTCGACGTAGGGCAGGTCGAAGAAATGTTTGCCCAGCGCATCCCAGAACGGTGAGTTGCCTTGCTCGTCGCTGTAGCCGACGATTTCGGTGATCACCGCTTCGGCAAAACGCGTCCCGTGGGCGGCGATGAACAGCAGTCGTGCCCGCGAAAGCAATTCGGAAAACGGCGTGCGCACC from Pseudomonas allokribbensis encodes the following:
- a CDS encoding arginine N-succinyltransferase → MLVLRPVEPNDLPQLQQLARDSLVGVTSLPDDSQRLSEKIAASCASFDSDAAAQGPENYFFVLEDLESRRLVGCSEILATAGHNEPFYSLRNRHFTSASRELNIEHGVPALSLCHDLSGHTLLRGFHIDAALVRTPFSELLSRARLLFIAAHGTRFAEAVITEIVGYSDEQGNSPFWDALGKHFFDLPYVEAERLCGLQSRTFLAELMPQYPIYVPMLPLAAQECIGRIHPDGQEAFDILEREGFETNSYIDLFDAGPTLYARTANIRSIAQSQTATVQTEPLIDARGRYLVSNDALHGFRAVVAELDYQPGQPLALTPAICAALNVSAGSKIRVIAL